Proteins co-encoded in one Vibrio sp. SNU_ST1 genomic window:
- a CDS encoding Tricorn protease domain-containing protein → MKLRHSLSLIALLVLSGCNNESVVPEQQQAVKPQTVENDPVAAKNAQQWEDGRVYITENNYVIYDKETGKPKYTIRKAKEWPREDLSNQDSYDLPRVVFRWDNGRGDSKDLYEIGDKVWSVKTDGTDLRLVADEFGGMVRLMRMSPNNRYLALAYSAEEGMFKVIKDLKTGEYIELGRSRGYPEFLWAEDSSYLYYTDKFKDWKYTLATGGKKLVETDFNEFSVIRDGKRYVVNDFGVAVYDEAKDEFVYSTGINPDEEKLNDYAFKQRSISPDGQYAWGESRKFRYLINIEQRSFQKEEIVPRAMGKFRYFEILGKDAKYIHEGAARVVVSKLTEKKHFGPYLKWKQTNSGHSADLSSLYNGFANDGDFVKGHEL, encoded by the coding sequence ATGAAACTACGTCATAGCTTAAGCTTGATTGCGTTGTTGGTATTGTCAGGATGCAACAACGAATCAGTAGTACCTGAGCAACAACAGGCGGTGAAGCCTCAGACCGTTGAAAATGATCCTGTTGCGGCAAAAAATGCACAGCAGTGGGAAGATGGTCGTGTTTACATTACCGAAAATAATTACGTTATTTATGATAAAGAAACGGGTAAACCTAAATATACCATTCGAAAAGCTAAAGAGTGGCCACGAGAGGATCTTAGTAATCAAGACTCTTATGACTTACCTAGAGTGGTGTTCCGTTGGGATAATGGGCGAGGTGACTCGAAAGACCTCTATGAGATAGGAGATAAAGTATGGAGTGTCAAAACGGATGGTACTGACTTACGTTTAGTCGCAGATGAATTTGGCGGTATGGTTCGGTTAATGCGGATGTCTCCAAACAATCGCTACTTAGCTCTGGCGTATTCCGCAGAAGAAGGCATGTTTAAGGTCATTAAAGATCTTAAAACGGGTGAGTATATTGAGCTAGGTCGTTCTCGTGGTTATCCAGAATTCCTTTGGGCGGAAGACAGCAGTTATCTATATTACACAGATAAATTTAAAGATTGGAAGTACACCTTAGCGACAGGTGGTAAGAAGCTAGTGGAAACCGATTTTAACGAGTTTTCCGTGATTCGAGATGGTAAAAGGTATGTAGTGAATGACTTTGGTGTCGCAGTCTATGATGAGGCCAAAGATGAATTTGTGTACAGTACGGGAATTAACCCAGATGAAGAAAAGTTGAATGATTACGCATTTAAGCAACGTAGTATTAGTCCTGATGGTCAGTATGCTTGGGGCGAAAGTCGTAAGTTCCGCTACTTAATTAATATCGAACAGCGTTCATTTCAAAAAGAAGAAATTGTTCCACGAGCTATGGGTAAGTTTCGCTATTTCGAAATCTTAGGAAAAGATGCGAAATATATACATGAAGGGGCGGCTCGAGTTGTAGTCAGTAAGCTAACGGAAAAAAAACATTTTGGTCCTTATTTAAAGTGGAAGCAGACCAATAGTGGACACAGTGCAGATCTATCTTCTCTTTACAATGGGTTTGCCAATGATGGCGATTTTGTGAAAGGGCATGAACTATGA